GAGCTCGGCGGTTACTTGCGGGGAGCCGTAGGCGCCGCCGGACTCGCCGTGGACCTCGCGGATCTCCTCGGCCAGGACCCGGTCCTCCCGCTGCCGGGTGGCCCGGGCCTCAGCGCCGGCGAGCCACGTGTAGTAGCTGGACCGGTTCACGTCCAGGACCTGGCAGAGCCGCTTCACCTCGTAGGTGTCCCGGTGGTCGTCAATGAACTGGAAGCGGCTCCTCACCAGTTCGTCTCTCCGGCGAAATACTTGGCCGCCTTGCGGAGGATGTCCCGCTCGGTGGCGAGCTTGCGCTCACTCGCCTCGAGCTCGGCCACCCGGGCCTCCAGCTGCCGCAACCGCTCGTGCGGATCAGCGGACGGCACCGCCTCCCGAGGCGGGGTGCCCGGCTTCGCCGCCGCGGCGGTGACGCCACGGCGTTCGCGGTCCCGCAGCACCCGCAGGGTCGCCCGGTTGACGCCCAGGTCAGCGGCGATGCTCTTGTAGGTCGCCCCGGGTGTGGACTCGTACAGGGCCACGGCATAGGCCTTGAACTCGTCCGATCATCGAGTCCTCACAGGCCCACCTGACCCACGTCAGCACCCTTGCGGGTCCGGGCAGTGCCCTTATCCGGCCGGTTATGCGAGGCGGCCAGCGGAGGTGCTGGCCATCTGCCCCGGTTTCCCGCTGCCTTTCGGCCACCGGCGTTGGCTTCTTGGGTCATCCTGTGCCCGCTGGGGAGTTGGGCCTTCCTTGCGGTCGGCTGACCGGACGCTTGCGCGTCCGGACCCCAACGGGGTTTCCACGTTCCACACGAGTGAGATACGACCGGGGTGGGTGCCCTCTAAACTCCGGGACGGCGATGCTCTCCCGGCTGACGTTGGGTCTTCAGCCGGCGCCTGCCGCTTCTCAGCGGCCAGTCCTGCACCCCGCTGGAGCAGTCCATCGGCGGGGCCCACGATCACGAAGCATCATCAGGGGTTCACTCGCGTTCACCCGTCCGGTCTTTCCCTT
This portion of the Streptomyces canus genome encodes:
- a CDS encoding IS3 family transposase — protein: MRSRFQFIDDHRDTYEVKRLCQVLDVNRSSYYTWLAGAEARATRQREDRVLAEEIREVHGESGGAYGSPQVTAELREKGRRVNEERVARIMRTFPKNVGGPGGPGVADAELPLMAQGEWPPGPPGRSDH